In Jejubacter calystegiae, the following are encoded in one genomic region:
- a CDS encoding DeoR/GlpR family DNA-binding transcription regulator, with amino-acid sequence MVVNERREKILTRLASTGYLSASQLSEEFNVDSSTIRRDLIYLEKYGHIIRTHGGVLPALSTEEQDTPYSIRKSRHHAEKVAIADYAASLVKDGDSVILDNGSTTYELAVLLALKKHLTVITNDLNISMLLCQYPAINLNVTGGAVTGNSFTLVGPDATRKFSEVYADWAFMGAEGVHPEAGITNVNAIEIPTKLAILGAAKTRVILADSSKIGYRAVSHVCPLSSIDMIITDRKKTDKLMADFGDKLRFTDGSTNIRS; translated from the coding sequence ATGGTCGTTAACGAACGACGTGAAAAGATACTGACCAGGCTGGCTTCAACTGGTTATCTTAGTGCCAGCCAGCTTTCTGAAGAATTTAACGTAGACAGTTCAACAATTCGGCGTGACCTTATCTATCTTGAAAAGTACGGCCATATCATAAGGACGCACGGCGGCGTATTGCCGGCGCTGTCTACTGAGGAGCAGGATACGCCCTACAGCATCCGTAAGAGCCGACACCATGCTGAGAAGGTTGCGATAGCAGATTATGCCGCGTCCCTTGTGAAAGATGGAGACTCGGTGATCCTTGATAATGGTTCTACGACTTATGAACTTGCTGTTCTTCTGGCGCTGAAAAAACATCTGACGGTGATCACCAACGATCTCAATATTTCCATGCTTCTCTGCCAGTATCCGGCCATTAATTTGAACGTAACAGGCGGTGCAGTGACGGGAAATTCATTTACGCTGGTCGGTCCGGATGCCACGCGCAAATTTAGCGAAGTTTATGCTGACTGGGCGTTTATGGGAGCGGAAGGTGTTCATCCTGAGGCAGGTATAACAAATGTCAATGCCATTGAAATCCCTACTAAACTTGCCATCTTAGGGGCAGCTAAAACCCGGGTTATTCTTGCTGACTCATCGAAGATAGGATACCGGGCAGTCTCACACGTTTGCCCTCTGAGCAGCATTGACATGATTATTACCGACAGAAAAAAAACAGATAAATTAATGGCAGATTTCGGTGACAAGTTACGATTTACCGACGGCTCGACAAACATCAGATCGTAA
- the syd gene encoding SecY-interacting protein, which translates to MSEVQQALADFTRRYCEAWRNQKGGDPQSYELYGIPSPCIVATEEESVRWQPAPFTLAQNLDGVERALEIRICDDAQAFYTTQFAGDMMARFGTHTLMLLQPWSEDDFLRVQENLIGHLVTQKRLKLAPTLFLATLESELEVISLTNLTGEVVLEKLGTAQHQVLAPSLGAFLQQLQPQC; encoded by the coding sequence GTGAGTGAAGTACAACAGGCGCTGGCCGATTTTACCCGTCGCTATTGTGAAGCATGGCGTAACCAGAAGGGCGGTGACCCGCAAAGCTATGAACTGTACGGCATTCCTTCGCCCTGCATCGTGGCGACCGAAGAAGAGAGCGTACGCTGGCAGCCCGCCCCCTTTACTCTGGCGCAAAATCTGGATGGCGTAGAGCGAGCGCTGGAGATCCGAATTTGCGATGACGCTCAGGCGTTCTACACAACGCAGTTTGCCGGTGATATGATGGCGCGCTTCGGGACCCATACACTTATGCTGCTCCAGCCCTGGAGCGAAGACGACTTTCTGCGAGTGCAGGAAAACCTGATTGGCCACCTGGTCACTCAGAAGCGTCTGAAGCTGGCCCCGACGCTGTTTCTGGCCACGCTGGAAAGCGAACTGGAAGTCATCTCACTGACCAACCTGACAGGCGAAGTGGTGCTTGAAAAGCTCGGTACCGCGCAGCATCAGGTACTGGCTCCTTCGCTTGGCGCATTTCTGCAGCAGCTCCAACCCCAATGCTGA
- the queF gene encoding NADPH-dependent 7-cyano-7-deazaguanine reductase QueF (Catalyzes the NADPH-dependent reduction of 7-cyano-7-deazaguanine (preQ0) to 7-aminomethyl-7-deazaguanine (preQ1) in queuosine biosynthesis), with protein sequence MSDYDNHQALSGLTLGKTTEYRDTLDAALLQAVPRSLNRDPLGLRAESLPFHGADIWTLYELSWLNERGLPQVAVGHVSINADSPNLIESKSFKLYLNSFNQTRFADWQQVRDTLARDLSACAQGEVEVSLYKLHQLEGEAIARFDGECIDDLPITINDYDFNADWLDQAASGDIVEETLVSHLLKSNCLITHQPDWGSVQIRYRGPRIDREKLLRYLVSFRRHNEFHEQCVERIFSDIQRYCQPEQLSVYARYTRRGGLDINPWRSNVPFQPATGRLVRQ encoded by the coding sequence ATGTCTGATTATGACAACCATCAGGCGCTAAGCGGACTGACGCTGGGGAAGACGACCGAATACCGGGATACCCTGGACGCCGCGCTGCTTCAGGCAGTGCCGCGCAGCCTGAACCGCGACCCTCTTGGTCTGCGGGCGGAGTCGCTGCCGTTCCACGGCGCCGATATCTGGACGCTCTACGAGCTTTCCTGGCTAAACGAGCGAGGTCTGCCTCAGGTGGCGGTGGGCCACGTCTCGATTAATGCCGACAGCCCGAACCTGATCGAATCCAAAAGTTTTAAGCTCTACCTTAATAGCTTCAACCAGACCCGCTTTGCGGACTGGCAGCAGGTGCGCGATACCCTGGCCCGCGATCTCAGCGCCTGCGCGCAGGGCGAAGTCGAAGTCAGTCTCTATAAGCTGCACCAGCTGGAAGGCGAAGCTATTGCCCGCTTTGACGGCGAATGTATCGACGATCTGCCCATCACTATCAACGACTACGATTTTAATGCCGACTGGCTGGATCAGGCGGCCAGCGGCGACATTGTTGAAGAGACCCTGGTCAGCCATCTGCTGAAATCCAACTGTCTGATCACCCATCAGCCGGACTGGGGCTCGGTGCAAATCCGCTACCGCGGACCGCGTATCGATCGTGAAAAGCTGCTGCGCTATCTGGTGTCATTCCGCCGTCACAACGAATTTCATGAACAGTGCGTGGAGCGCATCTTTAGCGATATTCAGCGTTACTGCCAGCCGGAACAGCTGAGCGTTTACGCCCGCTATACCCGACGCGGCGGTCTGGACATTAATCCCTGGCGCAGTAACGTGCCTTTCCAGCCCGCTACCGGACGCCTGGTGCGCCAGTAG
- the ppnN gene encoding nucleotide 5'-monophosphate nucleosidase PpnN: MITHISPLGSMDMLSQLEVDMLKRTASSDLYQLFRNCSLAVLNSGSQTDSSKELLSRYENFDINVLRRERGVKLELINPPEEAFVDGRIIRSLQANLFAVLRDILFVSGQIDLAGRFQRLNLEDPAHITNLVFSILRNARALHVGEAPNMVVCWGGHSINEDEYLYARKVGNELGLRELNICTGCGPGAMEAPMKGAAVGHAQQRYKEGRFIGMTEPSIIAAEPPNPLVNELIIMPDIEKRLEAFVRIAHGIIIFPGGVGTAEELLYLLGILMNPHNHDQILPLILTGPKESADYFRVLDEFIVNTLGEKARRHYEVIIDDPARVARQMKKAMPQVKENRRETGDSYGFNWSMRIAPDLQVPFEPTHENMANLNLYPDSPTEQLAADLRRAFSGIVAGNVKEVGIRAIEQFGPYRIHGDPRMMQHMDTLLQGFIAQHRMKLPGSTYIPCYEICR, from the coding sequence TTGATTACACATATCAGTCCCCTCGGTTCCATGGACATGCTGTCGCAGCTGGAAGTCGATATGCTCAAGCGTACCGCCAGTAGCGATCTCTATCAGTTGTTCCGTAACTGTTCGCTGGCGGTGCTTAACTCCGGCAGCCAGACCGATAGCAGCAAAGAGCTGCTGTCGCGCTATGAGAATTTCGATATCAACGTGCTGCGCCGCGAACGCGGCGTCAAACTGGAACTCATTAACCCGCCGGAAGAGGCCTTCGTCGACGGTCGCATCATCCGCTCGCTGCAGGCTAACCTGTTCGCCGTGCTGCGCGATATTCTGTTCGTCAGTGGCCAGATCGATCTGGCGGGACGCTTCCAGCGCCTGAATCTGGAAGACCCCGCCCATATCACCAACCTGGTGTTCTCCATTCTGCGCAACGCCCGGGCGCTACACGTGGGAGAAGCCCCCAATATGGTGGTCTGCTGGGGCGGTCACTCCATTAATGAGGACGAATACCTCTATGCGCGCAAGGTCGGTAACGAGCTGGGGCTGCGCGAGCTGAATATCTGTACCGGCTGCGGTCCGGGCGCGATGGAGGCGCCGATGAAAGGTGCCGCGGTAGGCCACGCCCAGCAGCGCTATAAAGAGGGACGCTTTATCGGCATGACCGAACCTTCTATCATCGCCGCCGAGCCGCCGAATCCGCTGGTCAACGAGCTGATCATCATGCCGGACATTGAAAAACGTCTGGAAGCCTTTGTTCGCATCGCCCATGGCATCATTATCTTCCCGGGCGGGGTAGGCACCGCCGAAGAGCTGCTCTACCTGCTGGGCATTCTGATGAATCCCCACAACCACGACCAGATCCTGCCGCTGATCCTCACTGGCCCCAAAGAGAGCGCCGACTACTTCCGGGTGCTGGACGAATTTATCGTTAACACCCTGGGTGAAAAAGCGCGCCGCCACTATGAGGTCATCATCGACGATCCGGCCCGGGTCGCGCGCCAGATGAAGAAAGCGATGCCGCAGGTAAAAGAGAACCGCCGCGAAACCGGCGACTCTTACGGCTTTAACTGGTCGATGCGTATTGCGCCGGATCTGCAGGTGCCGTTCGAACCGACCCACGAAAATATGGCCAACCTGAACCTTTATCCGGATAGCCCGACCGAGCAGTTGGCCGCGGACTTGCGCCGCGCATTCTCCGGCATTGTGGCGGGTAACGTTAAAGAGGTGGGAATTCGCGCCATCGAGCAGTTCGGCCCTTACCGCATTCACGGCGATCCACGCATGATGCAGCATATGGATACCCTGCTACAGGGCTTTATCGCCCAGCACCGCATGAAGCTGCCGGGCAGCACCTATATTCCCTGCTACGAAATCTGCCGTTAA
- a CDS encoding HAAAP family serine/threonine permease: METTQTSTIASVDTASSSTWSKTDTMWMLGLYGTAIGAGVLFLPINAGVGGMIPLIIMAILAFPMTFFAHRGMTRFVLSGKNPGEDITEVVEEHFGVGAGKLITLLYFFAIYPILLVYSVAITNTVDSFITHQLGMTSPPRAILSLILIVGMMTIVRFGRQMIVKAMSILVFPFVAVLMLLAFYLIPQWSGAALETLSFSNSANTGSGLLMTLWLAIPVMVFSFNHSPIISSFAVAKREEYGDNAEKKCSRILAYAHIMMVLTVMFFVFSCVLSLTPADLAAAKAQNISILSYLANHFNAPVIAWMAPIIAIVAITKSFLGHYLGASEGFNGMVIKSLRGRGKSIEEGRLNRITALFMLVTTWIVATMNPSILGMIETLGGPIIAMILFLMPMYAIHKVPAMRKYSGHISNVFVVIMGLIAISAIFYSLFS; this comes from the coding sequence ATGGAAACCACCCAAACCAGCACTATCGCTTCCGTTGATACGGCAAGCAGCAGTACCTGGAGCAAGACCGACACCATGTGGATGCTGGGCCTGTATGGCACGGCTATCGGCGCAGGCGTTTTGTTCCTGCCGATCAACGCCGGGGTCGGTGGCATGATACCGCTGATTATCATGGCCATTCTGGCTTTCCCCATGACCTTCTTCGCCCACCGGGGCATGACGCGCTTTGTGCTGTCAGGTAAGAATCCGGGCGAAGATATCACTGAAGTGGTGGAAGAGCATTTTGGCGTGGGCGCCGGTAAGCTGATTACCCTGCTCTACTTCTTCGCCATTTACCCGATTCTGCTGGTTTACAGCGTGGCGATTACCAACACCGTGGACAGCTTTATCACCCACCAGTTGGGAATGACCTCGCCGCCGCGCGCTATTCTGTCCCTGATTCTGATCGTCGGGATGATGACCATCGTCCGCTTCGGTCGTCAGATGATCGTTAAGGCGATGAGTATTCTGGTCTTCCCGTTTGTGGCGGTCCTGATGCTGCTGGCCTTCTACCTGATTCCGCAGTGGAGCGGAGCCGCGCTGGAAACGCTGTCATTCAGCAACAGCGCCAACACTGGCAGCGGCCTGCTGATGACCCTGTGGCTGGCGATTCCTGTGATGGTGTTCTCCTTTAACCATTCGCCGATCATCTCTTCCTTTGCCGTTGCCAAGCGTGAAGAGTACGGCGACAACGCCGAGAAGAAGTGCTCCCGTATCCTGGCTTATGCACACATCATGATGGTGCTGACGGTCATGTTCTTCGTGTTCAGCTGTGTACTGAGCCTGACGCCGGCGGATCTCGCCGCAGCAAAAGCGCAGAACATCTCGATTCTCTCTTACCTGGCGAACCACTTTAACGCGCCGGTTATCGCCTGGATGGCGCCGATCATCGCTATCGTGGCGATTACCAAATCCTTCCTGGGCCACTATCTGGGCGCCAGCGAAGGCTTCAACGGGATGGTGATTAAGTCCCTGCGCGGTCGCGGTAAGAGCATTGAAGAAGGTCGTCTGAACCGTATCACCGCACTGTTCATGCTGGTCACCACCTGGATTGTGGCGACCATGAACCCGAGCATTCTGGGGATGATTGAAACCCTGGGCGGCCCGATTATCGCGATGATTCTGTTCCTGATGCCGATGTACGCTATCCATAAAGTACCGGCGATGCGCAAGTACAGCGGCCACATCAGCAACGTGTTCGTTGTCATCATGGGCCTGATCGCTATCTCGGCTATCTTCTACTCGCTGTTCAGTTAA
- a CDS encoding L-serine ammonia-lyase produces MISVFDIFKIGIGPSSSHTVGPMKAGKQFTDDLIAQGILHDVTRVVVDVYGSLSLTGKGHHTDIAIIMGLAGNLPDTVDIDAIPGFIQDVNTFGRLMLAKGQHEVEFPVDRCMNFHADNLSLHENGMRITAQAGDQVLYSQTYYSIGGGFIVDEAHFGQVDEAPVAVPYPYSSAEDLQRHCQETGLSLSGLMLRNELALHSQQELDQHFAQVWEVMRSGIERGIHTEGVLPGKMRVPRRAAALRRMLVSQDKISTDPMAVVDWINMFALAVNEENAAGGRVVTAPTNGACGIVPAVLAYYDKFIREVNPGSLSRYLLTASAIGSLYKMNASISGAEVGCQGEVGVACSMAAAGLAELLGGSPAQVCIAAEIGMEHNLGLTCDPVAGQVQVPCIERNAIASVKAVNSARMALRRTSAPRVCLDKVIETMYETGKDMNAKYRETSRGGLAMKVLACD; encoded by the coding sequence ATGATTAGTGTTTTTGATATCTTTAAAATCGGTATCGGCCCCTCAAGTTCACATACCGTTGGGCCGATGAAGGCGGGTAAACAGTTTACTGACGACCTGATTGCGCAGGGGATCCTGCACGATGTCACCCGCGTGGTGGTGGACGTTTACGGCTCGCTCTCCCTGACTGGCAAAGGCCACCACACCGATATCGCCATTATTATGGGCCTGGCGGGCAACCTTCCTGACACGGTGGATATCGACGCCATTCCCGGTTTTATTCAGGACGTGAATACCTTTGGTCGTCTGATGCTGGCAAAGGGCCAGCATGAAGTGGAATTCCCGGTCGATCGCTGCATGAATTTCCATGCTGATAATCTGTCGCTGCACGAAAACGGCATGCGCATTACCGCGCAGGCCGGCGACCAGGTGCTGTACAGCCAGACTTACTACTCCATCGGCGGCGGCTTTATCGTTGATGAGGCGCATTTCGGCCAGGTCGATGAGGCGCCGGTAGCGGTGCCTTATCCCTATTCCAGCGCCGAAGACCTGCAGCGCCACTGTCAGGAAACCGGTCTCTCCCTCTCCGGGCTGATGCTGAGAAATGAGCTGGCGTTGCACAGCCAGCAGGAGCTGGACCAGCACTTTGCGCAGGTGTGGGAGGTAATGCGCAGCGGCATTGAGCGCGGTATTCATACCGAAGGGGTGCTGCCGGGCAAAATGCGGGTACCGCGTCGCGCCGCCGCACTGCGCCGGATGCTGGTCAGTCAGGACAAAATCAGCACTGACCCCATGGCCGTCGTGGACTGGATCAATATGTTCGCTCTGGCGGTCAACGAAGAGAACGCCGCGGGCGGTCGCGTGGTCACCGCGCCAACCAATGGCGCCTGCGGGATCGTGCCTGCGGTACTGGCCTACTACGATAAGTTTATCCGCGAGGTAAACCCCGGTTCCCTGTCGCGCTACCTGCTGACTGCCAGCGCTATTGGCTCGCTGTATAAGATGAACGCGTCGATCTCCGGCGCCGAAGTGGGCTGCCAGGGCGAAGTCGGCGTGGCCTGCTCCATGGCCGCTGCGGGCCTGGCGGAACTGCTGGGCGGCAGTCCGGCTCAGGTGTGTATCGCCGCGGAAATCGGTATGGAGCACAACCTGGGGCTGACCTGCGACCCGGTAGCGGGCCAGGTGCAGGTGCCCTGCATCGAGCGTAACGCCATTGCTTCAGTCAAAGCGGTCAACTCAGCGCGGATGGCGCTGCGCCGTACCAGCGCGCCGCGGGTCTGTCTGGACAAGGTTATCGAAACCATGTACGAGACCGGCAAAGATATGAATGCCAAATACCGCGAAACCTCGCGCGGCGGTCTGGCGATGAAAGTGCTGGCCTGCGATTAG